The following proteins come from a genomic window of Oricola thermophila:
- a CDS encoding methyl-accepting chemotaxis protein, with the protein MKNLTIGKKFNALLYGGALISAIAVSGSVFFLSNQFVDQAMRDKLERVRSEFASELAASQRAATMMAILVGEQASVKQAMAAGDRDSLAGEFVGPFESIKSQYDVRQFQFHVPPATSFLRVHKVEKFGDDLSGFRKTVLAANNESRVVNGLEAGVAGIGIRGVAPIRDGDKHLGTVEFGLSLHQGFVDEFTDGTGYQTAIYALRENGAEVIGSTIEIDTDIAALLPESAEAAAEEVTYVSLPGTDNRYAGTVFPVRDFSGNVIGSAVIAVDRTSYNAIAAKGQLAAAGLFLLLILISTGISFAMRMNVIRPLVSITGSMEKIARGEHGTKVPFVGRGDEIGSMASALDVFRTSLLRNVELEQEAESNRKLSERERARQEEERTRRAAELQQAIDGLGQGLARLAAGDTTQRIETPFAGKLDELRQHYNETVDSLKEALSTIAGSSDRIRARTDEVNGSADELSARTEKQASAIEETAAALEEIAATVKIAHQNADEIGRMVAEATGLTTQSREVVSEAVEAMSSIEKSSQEMTQIISTIEEIAFQTNLLALNAGVEAARAGEAGSGFAVVAQEVRELAQRSAAAVGEIEALIESSNRFVRQGADLVRRTGDALSQIGEHVTNINTNVTSLVQSSSEQSSSVNEVNEAVRQMDRVTQQNAAMAEETTASVHALLEEIGELNAAMARFRTEVATAAGDESARGRAAA; encoded by the coding sequence GTGAAAAATCTCACCATCGGCAAGAAGTTCAATGCATTGCTCTATGGTGGAGCGCTGATATCTGCGATTGCCGTCTCCGGTTCCGTTTTCTTCCTCTCAAACCAGTTCGTTGACCAGGCCATGCGCGACAAGCTCGAGCGCGTCCGCAGCGAATTCGCGTCGGAACTGGCTGCCAGCCAGAGGGCCGCGACAATGATGGCGATTCTCGTTGGCGAACAGGCCTCGGTAAAACAGGCCATGGCTGCCGGTGATCGCGACTCGCTCGCCGGCGAATTCGTTGGCCCCTTCGAGTCGATAAAGAGCCAATACGACGTGCGCCAGTTCCAGTTTCATGTGCCCCCGGCCACTTCGTTCCTTCGCGTGCACAAGGTCGAGAAGTTTGGCGATGACCTTTCGGGCTTCCGCAAGACGGTTCTCGCGGCCAACAACGAAAGCCGGGTCGTCAATGGCCTGGAAGCGGGCGTGGCGGGAATTGGCATTCGCGGCGTGGCGCCGATCCGTGATGGCGACAAGCATCTTGGTACCGTCGAGTTCGGCCTCAGCCTGCATCAGGGATTCGTCGACGAGTTCACGGACGGTACGGGATACCAGACCGCGATCTATGCCCTGCGCGAGAATGGCGCCGAAGTGATCGGGTCCACTATCGAAATCGACACCGATATTGCCGCCCTGTTGCCGGAAAGCGCCGAGGCGGCCGCAGAAGAGGTGACCTATGTGTCGTTGCCCGGCACCGACAACCGATATGCCGGAACCGTGTTTCCGGTGCGCGATTTCTCCGGCAATGTGATCGGTTCCGCGGTGATCGCCGTCGATCGTACCAGCTACAATGCCATTGCGGCCAAGGGGCAATTGGCCGCTGCCGGCCTGTTCCTGTTGCTGATCCTGATATCGACGGGGATCTCGTTCGCGATGCGGATGAACGTCATTCGTCCCCTGGTATCGATTACCGGTTCCATGGAGAAGATCGCCCGGGGCGAGCACGGCACGAAGGTTCCTTTTGTCGGCCGTGGTGACGAAATCGGCTCCATGGCTTCCGCGCTCGATGTGTTCCGTACATCGCTGTTGCGCAATGTCGAGCTCGAGCAGGAAGCGGAAAGCAATCGCAAGCTGTCGGAGCGAGAACGTGCGCGTCAGGAGGAAGAGCGCACACGGCGCGCGGCCGAGCTTCAGCAAGCGATCGACGGGCTCGGCCAGGGGCTTGCACGGTTGGCCGCGGGCGATACCACCCAGCGTATCGAAACGCCTTTCGCCGGCAAGCTCGACGAACTGCGCCAGCATTACAACGAGACCGTCGACAGCCTGAAGGAGGCCTTGTCCACGATTGCCGGCAGCAGCGACAGGATCCGTGCGCGTACCGACGAGGTGAATGGTTCGGCGGACGAACTGTCGGCGCGCACCGAGAAGCAGGCGTCTGCCATAGAGGAAACCGCCGCTGCGCTGGAGGAGATTGCGGCCACCGTCAAGATTGCGCACCAGAACGCCGACGAGATTGGACGCATGGTGGCGGAAGCGACCGGATTGACGACGCAGTCGCGGGAGGTCGTTTCTGAGGCGGTTGAGGCAATGAGCTCGATCGAGAAGTCTTCCCAGGAGATGACCCAGATTATCTCCACCATCGAGGAGATCGCCTTTCAGACCAATCTGCTGGCGCTCAATGCCGGCGTGGAGGCGGCGAGGGCGGGCGAGGCCGGTTCCGGTTTCGCTGTCGTGGCGCAGGAAGTGCGGGAGCTCGCGCAACGCTCGGCTGCCGCCGTCGGCGAGATCGAGGCGCTCATCGAATCTTCCAACAGGTTCGTCCGGCAGGGGGCCGATCTGGTTCGCCGTACCGGCGATGCCCTGTCGCAGATTGGAGAGCACGTCACCAATATCAACACCAATGTGACTTCTCTGGTGCAGTCGTCCAGCGAACAATCGAGTTCCGTCAACGAGGTCAACGAGGCCGTGCGCCAGATGGACCGCGTGACCCAGCAAAACGCCGCGATGGCAGAGGAAACCACGGCCTCGGTACATGCACTGCTCGAGGAGATAGGAGAACTCAACGCGGCAATGGCGCGCTTCCGCACGGAAGTGGCGACCGCTGCCGGGGACGAGTCCGCGCGGGGAAGAGCCGCCGCCTGA
- the maiA gene encoding maleylacetoacetate isomerase, whose translation MIRFYGYFRSSSSYRCRIAFNLKGIDYDFVPVHLLKDGGEQKKPEYRERNPQMLVPTLEAGDMVVGQSMAILEWLEEKYPEPAFLPDDPDDRARVRAFADIIACDIHPLQNLRVLSYLRENYGEDQEGVERWCQRWIGDGLAACEQLLARREKQTTFCFGETPGLADICLVPQVFSAHRFKVDLAAMPLVRGIHDACEALPAFAEAHPSKQPDAT comes from the coding sequence ATGATCCGGTTCTACGGATATTTCCGTTCGTCGTCTTCATACCGCTGCCGCATAGCCTTCAACCTGAAGGGTATCGACTATGATTTCGTTCCGGTGCACCTGCTGAAGGACGGCGGCGAGCAAAAGAAGCCCGAATACCGCGAGCGGAACCCGCAGATGCTGGTGCCGACACTCGAGGCCGGCGACATGGTTGTTGGCCAGTCCATGGCCATCCTCGAATGGCTGGAGGAGAAGTATCCCGAGCCCGCCTTCCTGCCGGATGACCCGGACGATCGAGCCCGCGTGCGCGCATTCGCGGATATCATCGCCTGTGACATTCATCCCCTGCAGAACCTGCGGGTGCTTTCCTACTTGCGCGAGAACTATGGCGAGGACCAGGAAGGCGTCGAGCGCTGGTGTCAGCGCTGGATCGGAGACGGCCTGGCCGCCTGCGAACAGCTGCTTGCGCGTCGCGAGAAGCAGACGACCTTTTGCTTCGGCGAGACGCCCGGTCTGGCGGATATATGTCTAGTACCGCAGGTATTCTCCGCACACCGTTTCAAAGTCGACCTGGCGGCCATGCCGCTGGTTCGCGGAATCCACGATGCATGCGAAGCACTGCCGGCGTTTGCCGAGGCCCATCCATCGAAACAGCCTGACGCGACATAA
- a CDS encoding NAD-dependent succinate-semialdehyde dehydrogenase: MLTRTSAFMKEANLIGGKWVAADSGDTLAVTNPATGAVLGTVPNAGQAEAARAIEAAATAFERFRKTTAAERAAMLRRMHDVMIENVDALAELLTLEQGKPLAEAKGEITVGANYILWFAEEGRRVYGDIVPSPWADRRILVRKEPVGVVGAITPWNFPSSMLARKIGPAIAAGCTAVIKPASQTPYSGLAWGVIAEMAGLPEGVMNIVTGSASQIGGEMTSNPAVKKITFTGSTDVGKILLRQCADTVKKVSMELGGNAPFLVFDSADVDKAVEGAVAAKYRNSGQTCVCTNRFYVQAGVYDEFAEKLARKSESLKVGPGTEEGTQQGPLIDMAAVEKVEELIADAVSKGGKVLTGGNRHELGQSFFQPTVIANATAEMRFSREEIFGPVSPIFRFETEEEAIALANDTEYGLACYFYTRDLGQAFRVMEGLDYGLVGVNEGVITTPEAPFGGHKESGLGSEGGREGILEYLDTKYVCIGGLGL; encoded by the coding sequence ATGCTCACAAGAACCAGTGCCTTCATGAAGGAGGCAAATTTGATCGGTGGCAAGTGGGTCGCCGCGGATTCCGGTGACACCCTCGCCGTTACCAATCCGGCAACCGGCGCGGTACTCGGAACCGTTCCCAATGCCGGGCAGGCGGAGGCGGCGCGAGCCATCGAGGCCGCTGCGACGGCCTTCGAGCGCTTCCGCAAGACGACAGCGGCCGAACGCGCGGCGATGCTGCGCCGCATGCATGACGTGATGATCGAGAATGTCGATGCCCTAGCGGAACTGCTGACCCTGGAGCAGGGCAAGCCGCTGGCCGAGGCGAAGGGAGAGATAACTGTCGGTGCCAATTACATTCTGTGGTTCGCCGAGGAGGGACGCCGTGTCTATGGAGACATCGTGCCGTCACCATGGGCAGATCGCCGCATCCTCGTGCGCAAGGAGCCGGTCGGTGTTGTCGGTGCGATCACGCCCTGGAATTTCCCGTCGTCCATGCTGGCCCGCAAGATCGGGCCGGCGATCGCGGCGGGCTGTACCGCAGTCATCAAGCCCGCTTCGCAGACGCCCTATTCCGGTCTCGCCTGGGGCGTGATCGCCGAGATGGCCGGACTGCCGGAAGGTGTCATGAACATCGTTACCGGCTCTGCATCGCAGATCGGTGGGGAGATGACTTCGAACCCTGCTGTCAAGAAGATCACCTTCACCGGTTCAACCGATGTCGGCAAGATTCTGCTCAGGCAGTGTGCCGACACCGTAAAGAAGGTGTCGATGGAGCTCGGGGGAAATGCCCCGTTCCTGGTGTTCGATTCCGCAGATGTCGACAAGGCGGTAGAGGGTGCCGTTGCCGCGAAGTATCGCAATTCCGGCCAGACTTGCGTGTGCACCAACCGCTTCTATGTCCAAGCGGGCGTTTATGACGAATTCGCCGAGAAGCTGGCGAGAAAGTCTGAGAGCCTGAAGGTCGGCCCGGGCACCGAGGAAGGCACCCAGCAGGGGCCGTTGATAGACATGGCCGCTGTCGAGAAGGTAGAGGAACTGATCGCCGATGCCGTCTCGAAGGGCGGCAAGGTACTGACCGGCGGCAATCGCCACGAGCTAGGCCAGTCCTTCTTCCAGCCGACCGTGATTGCGAATGCCACTGCCGAGATGCGGTTCTCCCGCGAGGAGATATTCGGCCCGGTTTCGCCGATCTTCCGGTTTGAAACCGAGGAGGAGGCGATCGCGCTGGCAAACGACACCGAATACGGTCTGGCCTGCTACTTCTATACCCGCGATCTCGGTCAGGCCTTCCGCGTGATGGAGGGGCTCGACTACGGTCTCGTCGGTGTAAACGAGGGTGTAATCACCACGCCGGAGGCGCCGTTCGGCGGCCACAAGGAATCCGGTCTCGGTTCCGAGGGCGGCAGGGAAGGCATTCTCGAATATCTCGATACCAAGTATGTCTGCATCGGCGGTCTTGGCCTCTAG
- a CDS encoding 3-keto-5-aminohexanoate cleavage protein, producing MGARSLPDIMVAPNGARRTTADHPELPVTIPQIVDTAKACYAAGAGGIHAHVRDADQRHVLDAGLYSELTGELARQVPGMAVQITTEAVGRYTPDEQRAVVRAVMPEMVSVSLREMLPDDDDTADAARFYAWAHEAEIAVQHILYAPDEIARLAALVSVGVVPREDMQLLFVLGRYAVNQESDPADLQPFLSELARSGLEADWAVCAFGRGETAALAAAFEAGGKVRVGFENSLWNADGSVAADNAERVSAIAAVAEH from the coding sequence ATGGGCGCGCGGTCGCTTCCAGACATCATGGTCGCGCCCAATGGAGCGCGCCGTACCACTGCTGACCACCCGGAATTGCCGGTGACGATCCCGCAGATCGTCGATACGGCGAAAGCCTGTTACGCGGCCGGTGCGGGCGGCATCCACGCTCATGTGCGCGACGCCGACCAGCGCCATGTGCTTGATGCGGGTCTATATTCCGAGTTGACCGGGGAACTGGCGCGCCAGGTCCCCGGCATGGCGGTGCAGATAACTACCGAAGCGGTGGGTCGCTATACCCCGGACGAACAGCGTGCCGTTGTACGCGCTGTCATGCCGGAAATGGTCTCTGTTTCGCTCCGCGAGATGTTACCCGATGACGACGACACCGCCGACGCGGCGCGGTTCTATGCCTGGGCACACGAGGCGGAAATCGCGGTTCAGCACATTCTCTATGCGCCCGATGAAATTGCCCGCCTGGCCGCCCTGGTGTCCGTCGGCGTCGTGCCGAGGGAAGACATGCAGCTCCTATTCGTTCTCGGGCGCTATGCCGTGAACCAGGAGAGCGATCCGGCAGATCTGCAACCGTTTCTCTCAGAACTGGCCCGGTCCGGGCTGGAGGCGGACTGGGCGGTTTGCGCGTTCGGACGCGGCGAGACGGCGGCACTGGCTGCCGCATTCGAGGCCGGTGGCAAGGTGCGGGTCGGTTTCGAGAACAGCCTGTGGAACGCCGATGGTTCCGTCGCTGCGGACAATGCGGAGAGGGTAAGCGCAATCGCCGCAGTTGCCGAGCATTGA
- a CDS encoding aspartate aminotransferase family protein, whose translation MGSHIFGRSTVGTLPVAAQGDGCYIIDKTGKRYFDGSGGAAVSCLGHSDPSVTAAIKEQLDRIAFAHTGFFTSDPAEELADILVEYAPEGIDRVYFVSGGSEAVEAAIKLARQYFLEIGQDRHRVIARRQSYHGNTLGALAAGGNEWRRRQFAPLLVETSHISPCYEYRGREQGESAFEFGQRVANELEAEIERLGPETVLAFIAEPVVGATAGAVPPVEGYFRRIREICDKYGILLILDEVMCGMGRTGTLFACEQEGISPDIVTVAKGLGAGYQPIGAMMCTAKIYDAIAAGSGFFQHGHTYMGHPVATAAAGAVVTAIIERGLLAKVEDRGARLRAELENAFGQHPHVGDIRGRGLFLGMEFVEDRATKAPFDPKRGIAKSLKKHAFEAGLICYPMGGTIDGARGDHVLLAPPFIIEDAQIDEVVGKLDTAMRAVF comes from the coding sequence ATGGGATCGCATATATTCGGCCGTTCGACTGTTGGCACGCTGCCGGTGGCAGCGCAGGGCGATGGCTGCTACATCATCGACAAGACCGGCAAGCGCTACTTTGACGGCTCCGGCGGTGCTGCCGTTTCCTGTCTCGGGCATTCCGATCCGAGTGTGACCGCAGCAATCAAGGAGCAACTCGACCGGATCGCCTTTGCCCATACCGGATTCTTCACATCAGATCCGGCGGAGGAACTGGCGGATATTCTTGTCGAATATGCCCCCGAAGGCATCGACCGTGTCTATTTCGTTTCCGGCGGATCGGAAGCCGTGGAGGCTGCGATCAAGCTTGCCCGGCAGTACTTTCTCGAGATCGGCCAGGACCGTCATCGCGTCATCGCGCGCCGCCAGTCCTATCACGGCAACACGCTGGGCGCGCTTGCTGCCGGCGGGAACGAATGGCGTCGCCGCCAGTTCGCGCCGTTGCTGGTCGAGACATCGCATATATCACCTTGCTATGAGTATCGCGGCCGCGAACAGGGCGAAAGCGCCTTCGAGTTTGGCCAGCGTGTGGCTAACGAACTGGAAGCGGAAATCGAGCGGCTGGGACCGGAAACGGTACTTGCTTTCATCGCCGAGCCGGTCGTCGGCGCGACGGCGGGCGCCGTGCCGCCGGTCGAGGGCTATTTCCGGCGCATCCGCGAGATCTGCGACAAGTACGGCATCCTGCTGATCCTGGACGAGGTGATGTGCGGCATGGGCCGTACCGGGACTCTTTTCGCCTGCGAGCAGGAGGGCATTTCGCCGGATATCGTGACCGTTGCCAAGGGACTTGGTGCGGGCTACCAGCCGATCGGCGCCATGATGTGCACGGCGAAGATATATGACGCGATCGCCGCCGGATCCGGGTTCTTCCAACACGGTCACACCTATATGGGACATCCGGTCGCCACTGCAGCGGCGGGTGCGGTGGTCACGGCGATTATCGAGCGCGGTTTGCTTGCAAAAGTGGAAGATCGGGGCGCGAGATTGAGGGCCGAACTGGAAAATGCCTTCGGACAGCATCCGCATGTAGGCGACATACGGGGGCGGGGGCTGTTTCTCGGGATGGAGTTCGTGGAGGACCGCGCGACGAAAGCGCCGTTCGATCCGAAACGCGGCATCGCGAAAAGCTTGAAGAAGCATGCCTTCGAGGCAGGTTTGATATGCTACCCCATGGGTGGCACGATTGACGGTGCAAGGGGCGATCACGTCCTGCTCGCACCACCCTTTATCATCGAGGACGCACAGATCGACGAGGTCGTCGGCAAGCTCGACACGGCCATGCGGGCGGTGTTCTGA
- a CDS encoding universal stress protein, with protein MYKAILLAVDLAHESSWKKAIPVALKMAMTFGAKLHVVTVVQDIRTAMVAQYFPDDYEEKITRKAAEGLTALVAREMPGVDVTEHVAVGQVYREVVRVAEDNGCDLIVMASHRPELADILIGPNADHVARHTSASVLIVRE; from the coding sequence ATGTACAAGGCAATATTGCTGGCTGTCGACTTGGCGCACGAGAGCTCATGGAAGAAGGCGATACCCGTGGCGCTCAAGATGGCCATGACATTTGGGGCTAAGCTGCATGTCGTAACGGTCGTGCAGGACATCCGTACCGCCATGGTCGCGCAGTATTTCCCAGATGACTACGAGGAAAAGATCACGCGAAAGGCGGCGGAAGGCCTGACAGCCCTTGTCGCTCGCGAAATGCCCGGCGTGGATGTCACCGAGCACGTTGCGGTTGGCCAGGTCTATCGGGAGGTTGTGCGCGTTGCGGAGGACAATGGCTGTGACCTGATCGTCATGGCATCGCATCGTCCGGAACTGGCTGACATCCTGATCGGTCCGAATGCCGATCACGTCGCTCGACACACTTCCGCCTCGGTATTGATCGTCCGCGAATAG
- a CDS encoding TRAP transporter permease, with product MVDATQPKEHEGLSQAEIDELVAQADTGGRSAGGFIGRLIAGIALLWSLFQLWYASPLPFAVGIGVFNDTEARSIHLAFAVVLAFLAFPPGHGAVQTIFGLGVPLVLGGLLALSAGDIFPVWVVLAITVVVAAACALPTRNDRVAIHEWIMAAIGGFCAAYLFLFYGPIADRVGQPVFIDYVVSVAGLLLLLEATRRSLGPALVIVASLFLVYTVLGPWMPEIVAHKGNNLREIVNHHWISTEGVFGIALGVSTSFVFLFVLFGALLDKAGAGNYFIQVAFSLMGHMKGGPAKAAVVSSAMTGLISGSSIANVVTTGTFTIPLMKKVGFSSEKAGAVEVASSVNGQIMPPVMGAAAFLMVEYVGIPYFDVVKHAFLPAVISYIALVYIVHLEAAKAGMEGLPRAYVPGPLMRRLVGFVFGVAVLCAISFGVYYGMGWIRPTFGAAAPYVIFAVLTAAYVGLVAFGSRYPEPKLDDPNAPVSALPLPGPTIKSGLHFILPVVVLVWALMVERLSPGLSAFWASAFMIFILLTQRPLFAIFRGERQMGAAFRRGWDELVDGLISGARNMIGIGIATATAGIIVGAVSQTGVGSALADVVEVLSGGNLLAILFLTAILSLILGMGLPTTANYIVVSALLAPVIVTLGQENGLLVPLIAVHLFVFYFGIMADVTPPVGLASFAAAAVSGGDPIRTGFVAFFYSLRTAALPFLFIFNTDLLLIEVDWIHGVFIFVIATVAMLLFAAGTQGWFIARNRLWETVALLLLAFTFFRPGFWMDMVFPPYEDVPPAEIAAAAGEVPSGENLRLRISGLDSVGETREWVVLLELPDGATGEERIEAAGLTLVERDGKTIIDDVAFDSPAQDVGLDWDQEIVRVLKSAETPSKYWIYIPALLLLALVIWAQRRRAPPASGEQQAVA from the coding sequence ATGGTCGATGCAACGCAGCCGAAGGAACATGAGGGGCTCAGCCAGGCGGAGATCGATGAACTCGTCGCGCAGGCCGATACCGGAGGGCGTTCCGCCGGAGGTTTCATCGGTCGGCTGATCGCCGGGATCGCGCTCCTGTGGTCGCTGTTCCAGCTCTGGTACGCCTCGCCGCTGCCATTTGCGGTCGGTATCGGCGTCTTCAACGACACCGAGGCGCGTTCCATCCATCTTGCCTTCGCAGTTGTCCTCGCCTTTTTGGCCTTCCCGCCCGGCCATGGTGCCGTGCAGACGATATTCGGGCTTGGCGTGCCGCTCGTTCTCGGAGGCCTGCTGGCGCTCTCGGCCGGGGACATTTTCCCGGTGTGGGTCGTGCTTGCGATCACCGTTGTCGTTGCCGCGGCCTGCGCCTTGCCGACGCGCAATGATCGCGTTGCGATCCACGAATGGATCATGGCCGCCATCGGCGGTTTCTGCGCGGCCTACCTGTTCCTGTTTTACGGACCGATCGCCGACCGCGTCGGCCAGCCGGTCTTCATCGACTATGTCGTGTCGGTGGCGGGGCTGCTCCTGCTTCTCGAGGCCACGCGCCGTTCGCTTGGCCCGGCGCTTGTCATCGTCGCTTCGCTGTTCCTGGTCTATACCGTGCTGGGCCCGTGGATGCCGGAGATCGTCGCCCACAAGGGCAACAATCTGCGCGAGATCGTCAACCACCACTGGATCAGCACCGAGGGCGTGTTCGGCATCGCGCTCGGCGTCTCGACATCGTTTGTCTTCCTCTTCGTGCTTTTCGGCGCCCTTTTGGACAAGGCCGGCGCCGGCAACTATTTCATCCAGGTGGCCTTTTCGCTGATGGGGCACATGAAGGGCGGCCCCGCGAAGGCCGCAGTCGTATCTTCGGCGATGACCGGGCTGATCTCTGGCTCGTCCATAGCCAATGTGGTTACCACCGGCACCTTCACCATACCGCTGATGAAGAAGGTCGGCTTCTCCTCCGAGAAGGCCGGCGCCGTCGAGGTCGCATCGTCGGTCAACGGCCAGATCATGCCGCCGGTCATGGGCGCGGCTGCATTCCTGATGGTGGAATATGTCGGCATTCCCTATTTCGATGTGGTGAAGCACGCCTTTTTGCCGGCGGTCATTTCGTACATTGCGCTGGTCTATATCGTGCATCTCGAAGCCGCGAAGGCGGGCATGGAGGGACTGCCCCGTGCCTATGTTCCGGGGCCGCTGATGCGGCGTCTCGTCGGCTTCGTCTTCGGCGTGGCGGTTCTTTGTGCAATTTCCTTTGGCGTCTATTACGGCATGGGCTGGATTCGTCCGACGTTCGGCGCTGCCGCGCCCTATGTCATCTTCGCTGTCCTCACAGCGGCTTATGTCGGGCTGGTCGCATTTGGTTCCCGTTATCCGGAGCCTAAGCTGGATGATCCGAACGCGCCGGTGAGCGCGCTGCCGCTGCCGGGTCCTACAATCAAGTCCGGGCTGCACTTCATTCTACCTGTTGTTGTGCTTGTGTGGGCGCTGATGGTGGAGCGCCTCTCTCCCGGTCTTTCGGCCTTCTGGGCTTCCGCCTTCATGATATTCATCCTGCTCACACAACGTCCGCTGTTCGCGATCTTCCGCGGCGAGCGCCAAATGGGCGCGGCCTTCCGGCGCGGCTGGGATGAACTCGTCGACGGTCTGATCTCGGGCGCGCGCAACATGATCGGGATTGGCATTGCGACGGCAACGGCGGGGATCATCGTCGGCGCCGTGTCGCAGACCGGTGTCGGCTCTGCTCTGGCCGACGTGGTGGAAGTGCTGTCGGGCGGCAACCTGCTGGCTATCCTGTTCCTGACGGCTATCCTGTCCCTGATCCTCGGAATGGGGCTGCCGACGACGGCAAACTACATCGTTGTCTCCGCGCTGCTCGCTCCGGTGATCGTTACGCTCGGCCAGGAAAACGGACTTCTCGTGCCGCTCATCGCGGTTCATCTCTTTGTTTTCTATTTCGGCATCATGGCCGACGTGACGCCTCCGGTCGGGCTTGCCTCATTTGCCGCGGCGGCCGTGTCGGGAGGCGATCCGATCCGTACCGGTTTTGTTGCCTTCTTCTATTCGCTGCGCACTGCTGCGCTGCCGTTCCTGTTCATCTTCAATACAGACCTTCTGCTGATCGAGGTGGACTGGATCCACGGTGTTTTCATCTTCGTGATCGCGACCGTGGCGATGTTGTTGTTTGCGGCAGGCACGCAAGGCTGGTTCATTGCGAGGAACCGTCTGTGGGAGACGGTGGCGCTGCTGCTTCTCGCTTTTACGTTCTTCAGACCGGGATTCTGGATGGACATGGTGTTCCCGCCTTACGAGGACGTGCCTCCCGCCGAGATCGCGGCTGCGGCCGGCGAGGTGCCATCCGGCGAGAACCTGCGGCTACGCATATCCGGTCTCGATTCCGTCGGGGAGACGCGTGAATGGGTCGTTCTGCTCGAGTTGCCCGACGGGGCCACCGGAGAAGAACGGATAGAGGCCGCCGGCCTGACACTGGTGGAGCGCGACGGCAAGACCATCATCGATGATGTGGCTTTCGATTCCCCGGCCCAGGATGTCGGCCTTGACTGGGACCAGGAAATCGTTCGCGTCCTGAAGTCGGCGGAAACGCCGTCGAAATACTGGATATACATTCCGGCACTGCTGTTGCTTGCACTCGTCATATGGGCACAACGCCGTCGTGCGCCGCCGGCGTCCGGCGAACAGCAGGCTGTCGCCTAG
- a CDS encoding TAXI family TRAP transporter solute-binding subunit, whose amino-acid sequence MNMLLRTIVAGALVLGTQAAATAEETFITIGTGGQTGVYYVVGQSICRLVNRGTAEHNIKCTAPSTGGSIDNINAIKNGDRQMGVAQSDWQFHAYNGTSKFEGDKFDKLRAVFSVHGEPFTVVARADAGIENFDDLKGKRVNIGNPGSGQRATMDVVLEAKGWTLDDFALASELKAAEQAGALGDNKIDAMIYTVGHPAGAIQEATTTTDAVLVNVDGEEIDKLVADNPYYAKAVIPGGMYKGNPDDVTTFGVKATFVSSSDVPEDVVYQVVKAVFDNFDRFKKLHPAFENLTEEQMIKDGLSAPLHDGAVKYYKERGWM is encoded by the coding sequence ATGAATATGCTCCTGCGAACCATTGTTGCTGGCGCCTTGGTGCTCGGCACGCAGGCCGCGGCAACCGCCGAAGAGACCTTTATCACAATCGGTACCGGTGGTCAGACAGGCGTTTACTATGTCGTTGGCCAGTCTATCTGCCGGCTGGTGAATCGGGGCACGGCGGAGCACAATATCAAGTGCACGGCGCCTTCGACCGGCGGTTCGATCGACAACATCAATGCGATCAAGAACGGCGACCGGCAGATGGGCGTTGCCCAGTCCGACTGGCAGTTCCACGCCTACAACGGCACCTCGAAATTCGAGGGTGACAAGTTCGACAAGCTGCGCGCGGTCTTTTCCGTGCACGGCGAGCCGTTCACCGTCGTTGCCCGTGCCGATGCCGGAATCGAGAACTTCGACGACCTGAAGGGCAAGCGCGTCAATATCGGCAATCCGGGTTCCGGTCAGCGCGCGACGATGGATGTCGTGCTGGAGGCCAAGGGCTGGACGCTTGACGACTTCGCGCTCGCTTCCGAGCTGAAGGCCGCCGAACAGGCCGGCGCGCTTGGCGACAACAAGATCGACGCCATGATCTACACGGTCGGCCACCCGGCAGGCGCCATCCAGGAAGCGACAACCACGACCGATGCCGTTCTCGTCAATGTCGACGGCGAGGAAATCGACAAGCTGGTTGCCGACAATCCCTACTATGCCAAGGCGGTGATTCCGGGCGGCATGTACAAGGGCAATCCCGATGATGTCACGACCTTCGGCGTGAAGGCGACCTTCGTTTCGTCCTCGGACGTGCCGGAGGACGTGGTCTACCAGGTCGTCAAGGCGGTGTTCGACAACTTCGACCGCTTCAAGAAGCTGCACCCGGCCTTCGAGAACCTGACCGAGGAGCAGATGATCAAGGACGGCTTGTCTGCGCCGCTGCACGACGGCGCGGTGAAATACTACAAGGAACGCGGCTGGATGTAA